One Carassius gibelio isolate Cgi1373 ecotype wild population from Czech Republic chromosome A7, carGib1.2-hapl.c, whole genome shotgun sequence DNA window includes the following coding sequences:
- the LOC128016358 gene encoding cortexin domain-containing 1: protein MEETTPDPAFVDVDQGMTLACIAFLCLLLVAMIIRCAKVIMDPYSAIPTSTWEEQHLDD, encoded by the coding sequence ATGGAGGAGACAACGCCAGACCCCGCTTTTGTGGACGTGGACCAGGGTATGACTCTGGCGTGCATCGCCTTCCTATGTCTTCTTCTGGTGGCAATGATCATCCGCTGTGCCAAAGTCATCATGGACCCCTACAGCGCCATTCCCACCTCCACCTGGGAGGAGCAGCACTTGGACGACTAG